From the genome of Parazoarcus communis, one region includes:
- the ppa gene encoding inorganic diphosphatase has translation MGLDLVKAGKDLPNDINVIIEIPAQADPIKFEVDKESGAVFVDRFMGTSMRYPINYGYVPHTVAGDGDPVDVLVVTPFPLFPGAVIRCRPVGVLKMEDDGGMDAKVVAVPVSKLTPLYDKVQSTDDLPELLMKQTVHFFEHYKDLEPGKWVKILGWGTVDEARQEILNGVAAAAK, from the coding sequence TCATCGAGATCCCGGCGCAAGCCGATCCGATCAAGTTCGAAGTCGACAAGGAAAGCGGCGCAGTTTTCGTTGACCGCTTCATGGGTACTTCGATGCGCTACCCGATCAACTACGGGTACGTGCCGCACACCGTTGCTGGCGATGGCGATCCCGTGGATGTGCTGGTTGTGACGCCGTTCCCGCTGTTCCCCGGTGCAGTCATCCGCTGCCGTCCGGTGGGCGTGCTCAAGATGGAAGACGACGGCGGCATGGATGCCAAGGTTGTTGCAGTCCCCGTCTCCAAGCTCACCCCGCTGTACGACAAGGTGCAATCCACCGACGACCTGCCGGAACTGCTGATGAAGCAGACCGTGCACTTCTTCGAGCACTACAAGGATCTCGAGCCCGGCAAGTGGGTCAAGATCCTGGGCTGGGGCACGGTTGATGAGGCCCGTCAGGAGATCCTCAACGGCGTGGCCGCCGCAGCCAAGTAA